One segment of Vibrio gazogenes DNA contains the following:
- a CDS encoding protoglobin domain-containing protein, which yields MSPDVQLTQMKDAQSLLRLHDVTDEDLDLIRQFGQMMIPKLGEYVKCFYIWLEKLPEYAQFFGDPGRLRYVQDSQVRYWTSFFKANIDDDYVQERREVGEVHARVGLPLPIYFAGMNTSMLIFTQQLYDDSMETETYNAYVTAFMKLLHMDTTIVVETYSRLTNKRFSEQSKALMAMSTPVTMIWQDILMLPLVGIIDSKRAQDIMAAVLNKISVNRAKIFIMDISGVAVVDTAVANHFIKITKATKLMGCTCLVSGVSPSIAQTMVQLGVNVGEVQANATLRDALEYAFQMIGLNVTSLNQFSE from the coding sequence ATGTCACCGGATGTTCAACTTACTCAGATGAAAGACGCGCAATCGTTATTGCGCTTGCATGACGTAACGGATGAGGATTTAGATCTCATTCGCCAGTTCGGGCAGATGATGATCCCGAAGCTGGGTGAATATGTTAAATGTTTTTATATCTGGCTGGAAAAACTCCCTGAATATGCTCAATTTTTCGGTGACCCCGGAAGATTACGCTATGTTCAGGATTCACAGGTTCGCTACTGGACCTCCTTTTTCAAAGCGAATATTGACGACGACTATGTTCAGGAGCGCCGAGAGGTGGGAGAAGTTCATGCTCGCGTTGGTTTACCGCTCCCGATCTATTTTGCCGGCATGAATACCTCAATGCTGATTTTTACCCAGCAGTTATACGATGATTCGATGGAAACGGAAACATATAACGCTTATGTGACCGCATTTATGAAATTGCTCCATATGGATACTACGATTGTCGTTGAGACTTATTCTCGCCTGACGAATAAACGTTTTTCCGAACAGAGTAAGGCGCTGATGGCAATGTCAACACCCGTCACAATGATTTGGCAGGATATTCTGATGCTGCCGCTGGTGGGCATTATCGATTCCAAACGAGCCCAAGATATTATGGCTGCGGTTTTGAATAAGATTTCCGTGAACCGGGCCAAGATCTTCATCATGGATATTTCCGGGGTGGCGGTTGTCGATACCGCAGTTGCCAACCATTTCATTAAAATCACCAAAGCAACCAAACTCATGGGGTGTACCTGTTTGGTATCGGGGGTTTCTCCTTCGATTGCTCAGACCATGGTTCAGTTGGGCGTTAATGTCGGAGAGGTGCAAGCCAATGCGACACTCAGGGATGCGCTTGAATACGCTTTTCAGATGATTGGTCTTAATGTGACATCGTTGAATCAGTTTTCGGAATAA
- a CDS encoding STAS domain-containing protein — protein sequence MRESIAISQLKHALVASIQADLSAGILADFCHELLSQLAENYLHGVLIDMSDVKTLDRQDIEALIQISLNVQVMGRQCIFVGFRPGIVMGLMSLGVDTSALCCAADLEQGLVLLRESQERWNG from the coding sequence ATGCGAGAATCGATTGCGATTAGTCAGCTCAAACATGCACTTGTTGCCTCTATACAGGCGGATCTTTCGGCGGGTATTCTGGCTGATTTTTGCCATGAACTTTTGAGTCAACTTGCTGAAAATTATCTCCACGGTGTCTTGATTGATATGTCTGACGTAAAAACGTTGGATCGACAAGATATTGAAGCATTGATCCAGATATCCCTGAATGTTCAGGTCATGGGGCGGCAATGTATCTTTGTCGGTTTCAGACCGGGCATTGTGATGGGATTGATGAGTCTGGGGGTTGATACGTCGGCATTATGTTGTGCTGCAGATTTGGAGCAAGGGCTTGTATTGCTCCGGGAGTCACAGGAGCGCTGGAATGGATGA
- a CDS encoding SpoIIE family protein phosphatase produces the protein MPFEWYSHCVPYLGESESGDGVFVRENDWGLMVAIIDVLGHGPQAAHLAREMEGYLDARFHADTSFHTQSADELPQLLEQMHDHFHGSLGAAVTLVFFNLQTRCFQGVGVGNTLMRKCGDDWRTYFSQPGVVGEMIPTLNVFQGPFGDNERFLLTTDGIKENLDLGLCHFAQYRPLQQFASFLVEHFGKPHDDITVIVLEYNV, from the coding sequence ATGCCGTTTGAATGGTATTCTCACTGCGTTCCTTATTTGGGAGAGTCTGAGTCCGGAGATGGTGTGTTCGTGCGAGAAAATGACTGGGGTTTGATGGTTGCGATTATTGATGTGTTAGGACATGGGCCGCAAGCCGCTCATTTGGCTCGAGAGATGGAAGGTTATCTCGACGCTCGTTTTCATGCCGACACTAGCTTTCATACCCAGTCAGCGGATGAACTCCCGCAGTTACTTGAGCAGATGCATGATCATTTTCATGGCAGTTTGGGCGCTGCCGTGACATTGGTTTTTTTTAACCTTCAGACGCGATGTTTTCAGGGGGTTGGTGTCGGAAATACATTGATGAGAAAGTGTGGTGATGACTGGCGTACTTATTTTTCTCAGCCGGGGGTTGTCGGTGAGATGATCCCGACATTGAATGTGTTCCAAGGCCCATTTGGCGACAATGAACGTTTCTTATTGACCACCGATGGGATTAAGGAAAATTTAGATCTAGGCCTATGTCATTTTGCTCAGTATCGCCCACTTCAGCAGTTTGCTTCATTTTTGGTCGAACATTTCGGTAAACCACATGATGATATTACCGTGATCGTGCTGGAGTACAACGTATGA
- a CDS encoding ATP-binding protein: MDEPVSVKALGDVYTIDCEADVMMAVMGTFTFAQQLDFSPTATSEIATIVSELATNIVKYAGSGRIELAEILRKFERKTQHGMRVIARDFGPGIAHIEQAMAEHFSTGGSLGMGLPGVQRMVDQFEIQSFTEASDTEKRGTIVSVIKWGNDDAV, translated from the coding sequence ATGGATGAACCGGTATCGGTAAAAGCGCTGGGTGATGTTTATACGATTGATTGTGAAGCGGATGTCATGATGGCGGTGATGGGGACATTTACATTTGCCCAGCAGCTTGATTTTTCTCCGACAGCGACAAGTGAAATCGCCACGATTGTTTCTGAGTTGGCAACGAATATTGTTAAGTATGCTGGAAGTGGGCGTATCGAACTGGCCGAAATACTGCGCAAGTTTGAACGAAAAACGCAACACGGTATGCGGGTCATTGCCCGGGATTTCGGGCCGGGAATTGCACATATTGAACAGGCGATGGCGGAGCATTTTTCGACCGGCGGTTCTTTAGGAATGGGGTTGCCGGGCGTGCAAAGAATGGTGGATCAATTTGAGATCCAGTCATTTACCGAAGCGTCTGACACCGAGAAGCGCGGAACCATTGTGAGTGTCATCAAATGGGGGAATGACGATGCCGTTTGA
- a CDS encoding hybrid sensor histidine kinase/response regulator encodes MNESIHCPVYHDNISKLVIRHKFQAIFRCYRFSPEQQDYFMLMSAEFVLRLLEAFGECVIDFVFQQDRITVSCSIPESVESRTLTVPGLIIEQDSQAISWVVPCVANYLPTEFEFEQLADQLREKSRDELMNELQHKNQQLAQHQVGLEQEIARRTQDLQDSEVFARTIVDGAPSSVVIIDEQGSILLWNQTAEAVYQYQSQDVLGQNCITLLKIVMPDSLAEILQPPLAIQDQAKVYGEFFEIETYTKSGVMIPVDLGVTIFVLNERCQAALFLRDVSARKVVENELYDAREKAEEALKVKSMFLANMSHEIRTPMNAIIGMSHLALKTNLTTKQHDYLSKIHNSASLLLGIINDILDFSKIEAGKLTIENVSFELDDIFHNVSILNGQKAFDKGLELLFSVPRGLPKKLYGDPLRLGQVIINLVNNAVKFTEQGEISVSVREVKRQAEQIQLEFIVSDTGIGMTPEHIEQLFTVFTQADGSTTRKYGGTGLGLSICQRLVELMGGTIRVESELGQGSHFIFDVWLKAEQGARTVSDGLPNTLDGIRALVVDDNDHALMIMGDMLDVLSHPPTLVNHADKALAQIDASIAEGKPINLVLMDWNMPDMDGIEACRKIRQTVPLEYQPHIVMVTAYDKDELAHVTEELQLSGYLSKPVGQSKLFDLLVTLFGSSEHPSRRSSVDHCVRPQDDLTGIRVLLVEDNEINQQIAQELMAGWGMDVTVASHGREALSLLAESLNEGAGFDVIFMDLQMPVMDGYEASEHIRSIPAYDDIPLIAMTAHVMVEERERCFGLGMNDHISKPIDPNVLLSTIKKWCHSEKSAATDVPQALEQASADTSALTQSSPPQLGDLSFLDYRNGLMRLAGNEQLYQRLLSQLIDKEHDIVPRIQTALEQEDRTQATLMAHTLKGSAANLGLMLLSDIAARIEMAIKHEQDDEALAAILCEAEKHIAQLVPALCQTLKRPEPTEQPGGSLTPAHIAVIEQLASLLAAYDNEAVEYLDEHYPFLKAVLTSASFDACCQYIHDCDFEAASETLRKAVSIYPLDLSAVTGGENG; translated from the coding sequence ATGAATGAATCGATCCACTGCCCTGTTTATCACGACAACATCAGTAAACTGGTGATCCGACACAAATTTCAGGCGATCTTCCGTTGCTACCGTTTTAGTCCCGAACAGCAGGATTATTTCATGCTGATGAGTGCTGAATTTGTGTTGCGGTTGCTTGAGGCTTTCGGGGAGTGCGTCATTGATTTTGTCTTTCAGCAGGATCGGATTACAGTGAGCTGTTCGATTCCTGAATCTGTCGAATCGAGAACATTGACTGTCCCCGGGCTGATAATTGAACAGGATAGTCAGGCGATCAGTTGGGTGGTGCCATGTGTTGCGAATTATCTGCCGACAGAGTTTGAATTCGAACAATTGGCAGATCAATTACGAGAGAAGAGTCGTGATGAGCTGATGAATGAACTTCAGCATAAAAATCAGCAACTGGCACAACATCAGGTTGGATTAGAGCAAGAAATCGCACGGCGAACACAGGATTTACAAGACAGTGAAGTCTTTGCCCGGACGATTGTTGACGGTGCACCATCGAGCGTGGTGATCATCGATGAACAGGGCAGCATTCTGTTATGGAATCAAACGGCCGAAGCGGTTTATCAATATCAAAGCCAAGATGTTTTAGGGCAGAATTGTATTACATTGCTGAAGATAGTAATGCCGGATTCGTTGGCGGAGATCTTACAGCCTCCTCTCGCCATTCAAGATCAGGCAAAAGTGTATGGTGAGTTTTTCGAGATTGAAACGTATACCAAGTCTGGTGTGATGATTCCGGTGGATTTGGGGGTGACGATTTTTGTCCTCAACGAGCGTTGTCAGGCGGCTTTATTTTTACGTGATGTTTCTGCGCGTAAGGTGGTCGAAAATGAGTTGTATGACGCGCGTGAAAAAGCAGAAGAGGCACTGAAAGTTAAATCGATGTTTCTGGCCAATATGAGCCATGAAATCAGAACCCCGATGAACGCAATTATCGGCATGTCTCATTTAGCTTTAAAGACCAACTTAACGACCAAACAGCATGATTATCTGTCTAAAATCCATAATTCCGCCTCACTCTTATTGGGGATTATTAATGATATTCTGGATTTCAGTAAAATTGAGGCTGGGAAGCTGACCATTGAGAATGTCAGTTTTGAACTGGACGATATCTTTCACAATGTATCCATACTAAACGGTCAGAAAGCATTTGATAAAGGATTAGAACTCCTATTCTCCGTGCCGCGAGGATTGCCGAAAAAGTTGTATGGTGATCCGCTGCGATTGGGGCAGGTGATTATTAATCTGGTTAACAATGCGGTGAAATTTACTGAACAGGGGGAGATCTCAGTTTCTGTGAGAGAAGTGAAGCGCCAAGCGGAGCAAATTCAGTTGGAGTTTATCGTTTCCGATACAGGGATTGGCATGACGCCTGAGCATATAGAACAATTATTTACCGTATTTACTCAGGCTGACGGCAGTACGACTCGCAAGTATGGCGGTACGGGTTTGGGGTTATCTATCTGTCAGCGTTTGGTTGAGTTGATGGGCGGTACGATTCGGGTTGAAAGTGAGTTGGGGCAAGGGAGTCACTTTATTTTTGATGTCTGGCTGAAAGCAGAGCAGGGGGCTCGGACTGTTTCTGATGGGTTGCCCAATACGCTGGATGGTATTCGGGCGCTGGTGGTTGATGACAATGATCATGCCTTAATGATCATGGGCGATATGCTCGATGTGCTATCGCATCCGCCGACATTAGTGAATCATGCTGATAAAGCGCTGGCACAAATTGATGCCTCGATAGCTGAAGGGAAACCGATCAATTTGGTCTTGATGGACTGGAATATGCCGGACATGGATGGCATTGAGGCCTGTCGCAAGATTCGCCAGACCGTGCCGTTAGAATATCAGCCTCATATTGTCATGGTGACAGCCTATGATAAAGATGAACTTGCCCATGTTACCGAAGAGCTGCAATTATCCGGTTATCTGTCTAAGCCTGTCGGGCAATCGAAATTGTTTGATTTACTGGTGACACTGTTTGGGTCTTCAGAACATCCATCCCGTCGTTCATCGGTAGATCATTGTGTCAGACCTCAGGATGATCTGACCGGGATACGGGTATTGCTGGTTGAGGATAATGAAATCAACCAACAGATTGCACAGGAGTTGATGGCGGGGTGGGGGATGGATGTGACGGTTGCAAGCCATGGCCGGGAAGCGCTCTCGCTGCTCGCAGAGTCTCTGAATGAGGGGGCAGGATTTGATGTGATCTTTATGGATCTGCAAATGCCGGTGATGGACGGCTATGAAGCCAGTGAGCATATTCGCAGTATTCCTGCTTATGATGACATTCCGCTGATTGCGATGACGGCACATGTGATGGTTGAGGAGCGGGAGCGGTGTTTCGGTTTGGGAATGAATGATCATATTTCTAAACCCATTGATCCAAATGTCCTGTTGAGTACCATTAAAAAATGGTGTCATAGCGAAAAGTCTGCTGCAACTGATGTTCCGCAGGCGCTAGAGCAAGCTTCGGCTGACACGTCCGCCTTAACGCAATCATCTCCGCCTCAGCTCGGTGACCTCTCTTTTTTAGATTACCGCAATGGGCTGATGAGATTGGCTGGCAATGAGCAGCTTTATCAGCGGTTGCTCTCTCAGTTGATCGATAAAGAACATGATATCGTTCCGCGTATTCAAACTGCGCTAGAGCAGGAGGATCGGACGCAAGCGACGCTAATGGCACATACCTTGAAAGGATCTGCTGCTAACCTCGGGCTGATGCTGCTTTCCGATATTGCAGCCCGGATTGAAATGGCAATTAAGCATGAACAAGATGATGAGGCGCTGGCTGCGATATTGTGTGAAGCTGAAAAACACATCGCACAGTTGGTTCCTGCATTATGTCAGACACTCAAGCGCCCGGAGCCGACAGAGCAGCCGGGTGGTTCTCTGACACCAGCACACATCGCGGTGATTGAGCAGTTAGCCTCTCTTTTAGCAGCATATGATAATGAGGCAGTTGAGTATCTTGATGAGCATTATCCGTTCCTCAAAGCGGTATTAACATCCGCGTCGTTTGACGCCTGTTGCCAGTATATTCACGACTGTGATTTTGAAGCGGCAAGTGAAACGCTCAGAAAAGCAGTCAGTATTTATCCACTTGATCTTTCAGCGGTGACAGGGGGAGAGAATGGATGA